Proteins encoded in a region of the Oscillatoria salina IIICB1 genome:
- a CDS encoding class I SAM-dependent methyltransferase, with protein MSKKTLNLNEQLYDYLLATSLREPEILRQLREETDKLPGSQMQIAPEQGQFMALLVQLLGAKKTLDIGVYTGYSSLSVALALPAEGKVIACDTSEESVAIAQRYWKLAAVADKIDLRLAPALETLETLLAGGEAETFDFVFIDADKANYPNYYEKSLQLIRQGGLIAVDNVLWGGKVADSSIQDRRTQNIRDFNQKLLQDERVVISLVPIADGLTLALKR; from the coding sequence ATGAGCAAAAAAACTCTTAATTTGAACGAACAACTATATGATTATCTGTTAGCAACATCTTTGCGAGAGCCAGAAATTCTGCGGCAACTACGAGAGGAAACAGATAAATTACCTGGTAGTCAAATGCAGATAGCGCCCGAACAAGGTCAATTTATGGCTTTATTAGTGCAATTGTTGGGTGCGAAAAAGACTTTAGATATTGGTGTCTATACAGGTTATAGTTCATTAAGTGTAGCTTTAGCGCTTCCGGCTGAGGGAAAAGTCATTGCTTGCGATACCAGCGAAGAGTCTGTTGCGATCGCGCAACGTTATTGGAAACTAGCCGCAGTTGCCGATAAAATAGACTTACGCCTCGCACCAGCATTGGAGACTTTAGAAACACTGTTGGCTGGAGGAGAAGCAGAAACCTTTGATTTTGTCTTTATTGACGCAGATAAAGCTAATTACCCGAATTATTATGAAAAATCTTTGCAACTGATTCGTCAAGGAGGATTAATCGCCGTAGATAATGTTTTGTGGGGGGGAAAAGTCGCTGATTCCAGCATACAAGATCGCCGTACCCAAAATATCCGTGATTTTAACCAAAAATTACTTCAAGATGAACGAGTAGTTATCAGTTTAGTGCCGATCGCTGATGGACTTACCCTAGCATTAAAGAGATAA
- the dnaG gene encoding DNA primase produces MEVPRLHPNTIEEVKQRVDIVEAISDRVILRKSGREFKGLCPFHEEKTPSFTVSPSKQLYHCFGCGASGNVFKFFTELDKRSFAEVVFDLARRYQVPIQTLAPEEHQEFQRQLSIREQLYEILAVTASFYQHALRQPQGESVLAYLQSQRKFSEATIQQFGLGYAPAGWDTLSRYLVEAKRYPVGLVEQAGLIKPRKSGDGYIDRFRDRLMIPINDYQGRIIGFGGRSLGDEQPKYLNSPETQLFDKSKTLFALNRAKNEISKQDCAIVVEGYFDAIALHAVGITNVVASLGTALAENQLKLLLRYSESKQVILNFDADSAGTTATQRAITEIESLVYSGQVQLRILHLPDGKDADEFLKSSPDAVDKYRYLIANSPLWLDWQLQQLLVDKNLKDAYEYQQVAAAMVKLLNRMENPHGRTYYLQKCAELLAGKDSQLVDFNRKNLLIQLKKPELRPEIKKEREPINRPVDKQKSLVRVAESLLLRIYLHCPKYREEIINNLEEKDLNFLSYAHSFLWEKILELQAEQPELLGDKENQLISQVQNRMLEYPEEMTQVSQLFYIDEEITGKQGEDIDRTPLIMRAALNSLEQAVLEGRKRYCVEMWNKLDLATERSRQEYYSQEIINLRQRIYQLEKQRSFSIIDITKMSSF; encoded by the coding sequence ATGGAAGTTCCTCGGCTACATCCCAATACAATTGAAGAAGTTAAGCAACGAGTTGATATTGTTGAAGCGATTAGCGATCGCGTAATTCTGCGTAAAAGTGGACGGGAGTTTAAGGGTTTGTGTCCTTTTCATGAGGAAAAGACTCCGAGTTTCACTGTCAGTCCTAGCAAACAGTTGTATCACTGTTTTGGTTGCGGTGCGAGTGGGAATGTCTTTAAATTCTTTACTGAACTCGATAAGCGATCGTTTGCTGAGGTAGTTTTCGATCTCGCGCGACGTTACCAAGTCCCGATCCAAACTTTAGCACCGGAAGAACATCAAGAATTTCAGCGTCAGTTATCAATCCGAGAGCAACTCTATGAGATTTTGGCTGTCACTGCAAGTTTTTACCAACACGCTTTACGTCAACCACAGGGAGAGTCTGTTTTAGCTTATTTGCAGTCTCAGCGAAAATTTAGTGAAGCGACTATTCAGCAGTTTGGTTTGGGTTATGCACCTGCGGGATGGGATACTTTATCTCGTTATTTGGTGGAAGCGAAACGTTATCCGGTGGGTTTGGTTGAACAAGCGGGGTTGATTAAACCGCGTAAGTCGGGGGATGGTTATATCGATCGCTTTCGAGATCGTTTGATGATTCCGATTAATGATTATCAAGGGAGAATTATCGGTTTTGGGGGAAGATCTCTCGGTGACGAACAACCTAAGTATCTCAATTCTCCGGAAACTCAACTTTTTGATAAGAGTAAGACGTTATTTGCGCTAAATCGAGCGAAAAATGAAATTAGTAAGCAAGATTGTGCGATCGTTGTGGAAGGATATTTTGACGCGATCGCGCTTCATGCGGTAGGTATTACTAATGTGGTTGCTTCTCTTGGTACTGCTTTAGCGGAAAATCAACTTAAGTTACTTTTGCGCTACAGCGAATCGAAACAAGTTATCCTTAATTTTGATGCGGATTCGGCGGGAACTACGGCGACGCAAAGAGCAATTACGGAAATTGAATCTTTAGTTTATTCGGGACAAGTTCAATTGCGAATTCTTCATCTTCCTGATGGCAAAGATGCTGATGAATTTCTTAAATCTAGTCCTGACGCGGTGGATAAATATCGTTATTTAATCGCTAATTCTCCTTTGTGGTTGGATTGGCAACTTCAGCAATTATTGGTAGATAAAAATCTTAAAGATGCTTACGAATATCAACAAGTGGCTGCGGCGATGGTTAAGTTACTTAACCGTATGGAAAATCCTCACGGACGCACCTATTATCTGCAAAAGTGCGCTGAATTGCTTGCTGGTAAAGACTCTCAACTCGTTGATTTTAACCGGAAAAACTTACTAATTCAACTGAAGAAACCCGAATTACGTCCTGAAATTAAGAAAGAGCGCGAACCAATCAATCGTCCCGTTGATAAGCAAAAAAGTTTGGTTCGAGTCGCGGAATCTTTATTGCTGAGAATTTATTTACATTGTCCGAAATATCGCGAAGAAATTATTAATAATCTTGAAGAAAAAGACCTAAATTTCCTTTCTTATGCTCATAGTTTTTTGTGGGAAAAAATCCTCGAATTACAAGCAGAACAACCAGAGTTATTAGGAGATAAAGAAAATCAATTAATTTCTCAAGTGCAAAACCGAATGTTAGAATATCCCGAAGAAATGACCCAAGTAAGTCAATTGTTTTACATTGATGAAGAGATTACCGGGAAACAAGGAGAAGATATCGACCGTACACCTTTAATTATGCGTGCTGCTTTGAATTCTCTCGAACAAGCAGTTTTGGAAGGAAGGAAACGTTACTGTGTAGAAATGTGGAACAAATTAGACTTAGCAACTGAACGATCGCGCCAAGAATATTACTCTCAGGAAATCATCAATTTACGCCAGCGAATTTACCAACTCGAAAAACAGCGATCGTTCTCGATTATTGATATTACCAAAATGTCGTCATTTTAA
- the tftA gene encoding hormogonium tapered terminus morphoprotein TftA → MGRIFLSAGHGGVEAGRIDPGAIAGGTTEAQQMILLRDQIVPELRSRGFEVFYVPDDLSLRQTIDWINIRARNDDVALEIHADAFSNPDVRGASVFYIAGNNARKKHAELLLVSLLRRVPQLPSRGVKPDTATAVGSLGFCRQVAIPSLLMEVGFLTNPEDRALLRNQRREIAMGIADGLAGWSRDVSGVEPPPAYPAINIRVNGQTYAEQGILINNNSYIPIDLVDRLGVDLTQEPTIRLVEYRGVVYVKAVELRDFNVSISWDNATRSVVLRTNLQICPGQLDRIMGHGNTSEVQLIVFLKANNENALTLFPDLPKLYREEASIEGVNYDIAFSQMCLETNFLRFGGSLRPSQNNFAGLGTVGGGSEGATFPSARIGVRAHIQHLKAYASVEPLVQELVDPRFEFVTRGIAPLVQQLSGRWTANPNYGEQIMAIVRRLYESANLL, encoded by the coding sequence ATGGGTAGAATTTTCCTTTCCGCAGGACATGGTGGTGTTGAAGCAGGAAGAATCGATCCGGGAGCGATCGCGGGTGGAACTACTGAAGCACAGCAAATGATCTTACTCCGAGATCAGATTGTACCGGAATTGCGATCGCGTGGTTTTGAGGTTTTTTACGTCCCTGACGATCTTAGTTTACGCCAAACTATCGACTGGATTAACATCCGGGCGCGTAATGATGATGTAGCTTTAGAAATTCACGCTGATGCTTTTTCTAATCCCGATGTACGCGGCGCGAGTGTATTTTACATTGCTGGTAACAATGCCCGCAAAAAACACGCTGAATTGCTGCTAGTTTCCTTATTACGGCGCGTCCCTCAGCTACCGAGTAGGGGGGTAAAGCCCGATACAGCTACGGCGGTAGGAAGCTTAGGTTTTTGTCGTCAAGTGGCGATTCCCTCGCTACTGATGGAAGTTGGTTTCCTGACTAATCCAGAAGATCGGGCGTTACTGAGAAATCAACGTCGGGAAATTGCGATGGGTATCGCTGATGGGTTAGCTGGTTGGAGTCGCGATGTTTCGGGAGTCGAACCACCTCCTGCTTATCCAGCGATTAATATTCGCGTGAACGGTCAAACTTACGCCGAACAGGGAATTCTCATTAACAATAACTCCTACATCCCCATTGATTTAGTAGACCGTTTGGGAGTCGATTTAACTCAAGAACCGACAATTCGTTTAGTTGAGTATCGCGGTGTGGTTTATGTCAAGGCTGTGGAATTACGCGATTTCAATGTTTCCATAAGCTGGGATAATGCCACTCGCAGTGTAGTTTTGCGTACCAACTTACAAATTTGTCCTGGTCAACTCGACCGCATTATGGGACATGGAAACACTTCTGAGGTACAGTTGATTGTCTTTTTGAAAGCGAATAACGAAAACGCCTTAACTTTGTTTCCCGACTTACCGAAACTTTACCGCGAAGAAGCTTCTATTGAGGGTGTGAACTACGATATCGCTTTCTCGCAAATGTGTTTGGAAACTAATTTCCTACGTTTTGGTGGTTCTCTCAGACCTTCTCAAAATAATTTTGCCGGATTGGGGACAGTTGGTGGCGGTTCCGAAGGGGCAACTTTTCCCAGTGCGAGGATTGGTGTTCGGGCGCACATCCAACATTTAAAAGCTTATGCTAGTGTTGAGCCTTTAGTGCAAGAGTTGGTTGACCCTCGCTTCGAGTTTGTCACTAGGGGAATTGCGCCATTGGTACAACAACTTTCCGGACGTTGGACAGCAAATCCGAACTACGGCGAACAAATTATGGCGATCGTGCGTCGTCTTTATGAATCGGCTAATTTGTTGTAA
- a CDS encoding Photosystem I reaction center subunit III, which produces MAKILAFLLAFVLWFGFAPTANADVAGLVPCSESPAFQSREFRNTTADPASGQKRKERYSEAYCGPEGLPHLIVDGRISRAGDFIIPSILFLYIAGWIGWVGRAYLRTVREDKNSEMKEIIIDVPLAIKFMLSGFAWPLAALGQLASGDLTAKETEIPVSPR; this is translated from the coding sequence ATGGCAAAAATATTGGCTTTCTTACTTGCATTCGTACTGTGGTTTGGCTTTGCGCCCACAGCAAATGCTGATGTGGCAGGATTAGTACCTTGTAGCGAATCTCCGGCTTTTCAGTCACGAGAATTCCGCAATACCACGGCAGACCCAGCATCCGGACAAAAGCGCAAAGAGCGTTACTCCGAAGCATACTGCGGTCCTGAAGGTTTACCCCACTTGATTGTAGACGGTCGCATCTCTCGTGCTGGCGACTTTATCATTCCTAGCATCCTCTTCCTGTATATTGCAGGCTGGATTGGTTGGGTTGGTCGTGCTTATTTGAGAACAGTCAGAGAAGATAAGAACTCTGAAATGAAAGAAATCATCATTGATGTGCCTTTAGCAATCAAATTTATGCTCAGTGGTTTCGCTTGGCCCCTCGCAGCGCTAGGACAACTAGCTTCTGGCGACTTAACCGCCAAAGAAACCGAAATTCCCGTTTCACCGCGCTAA
- the tsaD gene encoding tRNA (adenosine(37)-N6)-threonylcarbamoyltransferase complex transferase subunit TsaD, with protein MAAILALETSCDETAVAIVNNRKVLSSVVASQIEIHRQYGGVVPEVASRQHLESINFCVDRAFAEADLTWDAIDGIAATCAPGLVGALLVGVMTAKSLAIVREKPFLGVHHLEGHIYASYLAQPDLEPPFLCLLVSGGHTSLIYVKDCGIYETLGRTRDDAAGEAFDKVARLLDLGYPGGPVIDKLAKEGNPRAFALPEGRVSLPDGGYHPYDSSFSGLKTAVLRLVQKLAQERGEVPVADVAASFQETVARSLTKKTIACALDYGLKTIVVGGGVAANSGLRQHLQAAAETHDLRVFFPPLKLCTDNAAMIACAAADRFQKGDVSPLTLGVSSRMGLTEVMQLYAS; from the coding sequence ATGGCAGCAATTTTAGCATTAGAAACAAGTTGTGACGAAACAGCCGTCGCAATTGTAAATAATCGTAAAGTTTTAAGTAGTGTCGTTGCCTCGCAGATTGAGATTCATCGTCAATACGGGGGCGTGGTTCCAGAGGTGGCTTCTCGTCAACATTTAGAAAGTATTAATTTTTGTGTCGATCGCGCTTTCGCTGAAGCTGACTTGACATGGGATGCTATTGATGGTATAGCAGCAACTTGTGCGCCAGGGTTGGTGGGGGCTTTATTGGTGGGGGTAATGACAGCAAAAAGTTTGGCTATAGTTCGTGAAAAGCCGTTTTTAGGCGTTCATCACCTGGAAGGTCATATTTACGCTTCTTATCTTGCCCAACCCGATCTAGAGCCGCCTTTTTTATGTTTATTGGTTTCTGGCGGTCACACGAGCTTGATTTATGTCAAAGATTGTGGTATATACGAAACTTTGGGGAGGACTCGTGACGATGCGGCAGGTGAAGCTTTTGATAAGGTAGCGAGATTGTTGGATTTGGGTTATCCGGGAGGTCCAGTAATTGATAAATTGGCAAAGGAGGGGAATCCACGAGCCTTTGCTTTACCCGAAGGCAGAGTTTCCTTACCCGATGGTGGATATCATCCCTATGATTCGAGTTTTAGCGGCTTGAAGACGGCTGTTTTGCGATTAGTGCAAAAATTAGCACAAGAGAGGGGAGAAGTCCCTGTGGCTGACGTAGCGGCTAGTTTTCAAGAGACAGTGGCGCGATCGCTAACGAAGAAAACGATCGCTTGTGCTTTAGACTATGGTTTAAAGACGATTGTTGTTGGTGGTGGGGTAGCCGCGAATAGTGGTTTGAGACAGCATTTACAAGCAGCAGCAGAAACTCATGACTTGCGCGTTTTTTTCCCACCTTTAAAGCTTTGCACGGATAATGCAGCAATGATCGCTTGTGCAGCCGCAGATCGTTTCCAGAAAGGAGATGTTTCACCTCTTACTCTCGGTGTCTCTTCGCGGATGGGATTAACCGAGGTGATGCAGTTGTATGCTTCCTGA
- a CDS encoding PEP-CTERM sorting domain-containing protein (PEP-CTERM proteins occur, often in large numbers, in the proteomes of bacteria that also encode an exosortase, a predicted intramembrane cysteine proteinase. The presence of a PEP-CTERM domain at a protein's C-terminus predicts cleavage within the sorting domain, followed by covalent anchoring to some some component of the (usually Gram-negative) cell surface. Many PEP-CTERM proteins exhibit an unusual sequence composition that includes large numbers of potential glycosylation sites. Expression of one such protein has been shown restore the ability of a bacterium to form floc, a type of biofilm.) produces MSQAKQLTKLAVGSAIAALGLFGADSALAVKIDFDEAVAPGTGVAVTDQWEADYGVKFSSSTKELWLYNSDCSGNTCTGDDPDLATGAAFGTDSQGNVLIIQENLGAGAEPDDNNGRGTFTFDFSSLGSVLFENIALLDLDEAGLPKFEFTFADGLTQVFSNLNDSDAGVTLLNPSRPKNNSLREYAFNLENVVKLDVTLPGSGAVAYLQYQEAETVPEPATVLSLLAFGALGATGLIKRKQKEC; encoded by the coding sequence ATGAGTCAAGCAAAGCAATTAACTAAGTTAGCAGTAGGAAGTGCGATCGCCGCACTAGGTCTTTTCGGTGCAGACTCGGCTTTAGCTGTTAAAATTGATTTTGACGAAGCAGTTGCACCTGGTACTGGCGTTGCTGTTACCGACCAGTGGGAAGCTGATTATGGCGTTAAATTTAGCTCTAGTACCAAAGAGTTATGGCTGTACAATAGTGATTGCTCAGGAAATACTTGTACTGGTGACGATCCTGACTTAGCAACTGGTGCTGCTTTTGGTACTGACTCTCAAGGTAATGTTTTAATTATCCAAGAAAATCTTGGTGCTGGTGCAGAACCGGATGATAATAATGGTAGAGGTACATTTACCTTTGATTTTTCTAGCTTAGGCAGTGTTTTGTTTGAAAATATTGCTTTGCTAGATTTGGATGAAGCTGGTCTGCCTAAATTTGAGTTTACTTTCGCTGATGGTTTAACACAAGTCTTTAGTAATCTTAATGACAGCGATGCTGGAGTAACTCTTCTTAACCCCAGTCGTCCGAAAAACAACTCTTTGAGAGAGTATGCTTTTAACTTGGAGAATGTAGTTAAACTCGACGTTACCCTTCCTGGAAGTGGTGCTGTTGCTTACTTGCAATACCAAGAAGCAGAAACAGTTCCCGAACCCGCTACTGTCTTAAGTTTACTCGCTTTTGGTGCTTTAGGTGCTACCGGATTAATCAAGCGCAAGCAAAAGGAATGCTAA
- a CDS encoding GDSL-type esterase/lipase family protein, giving the protein MKRILVISLLISLTFNCLFTLLGGIFLAKRGGLPYLFDYLSRSTKNNSSPPLLTSPTYLHQTSQFELLTINNDSIIFLGDSLTAEGKWSELFANPKIKNRGIGGDTTVGLLARLDKIIESQPQKIFLMIGVNDIYQGVSANTVYNNYRTILERFTQETPRTQVYIQSILPINKNLVIYPTAANNQQISQLNSQLKQLAAEFSYTYVDIFDSLADEENNLKPIYTHDGIHLNGQGYRPWKEILAEYVNDN; this is encoded by the coding sequence ATGAAAAGAATTCTTGTAATTAGTCTACTTATTTCTTTAACTTTCAACTGCTTATTTACCTTACTAGGGGGAATATTTTTAGCCAAACGAGGCGGTTTACCTTACTTGTTCGATTACCTTTCCCGTTCGACCAAAAATAACTCTTCACCCCCATTATTAACTTCACCCACTTACCTGCATCAAACCAGTCAATTCGAGCTACTAACAATCAATAATGATAGCATAATCTTTTTAGGAGATAGTCTTACTGCTGAGGGAAAATGGTCGGAGTTATTTGCTAACCCAAAAATCAAAAATCGTGGTATTGGTGGCGACACTACAGTTGGCTTGTTAGCTAGATTAGATAAAATCATTGAATCTCAACCGCAGAAAATCTTTTTAATGATTGGGGTGAATGATATTTATCAAGGCGTTTCAGCAAATACAGTGTACAATAATTATCGCACAATTTTAGAGAGATTCACTCAAGAAACACCAAGAACTCAAGTATATATTCAAAGCATTTTACCAATCAACAAAAACTTAGTAATTTATCCCACAGCCGCCAATAATCAACAAATTAGCCAATTAAATAGTCAACTGAAACAACTAGCCGCCGAATTCAGTTATACTTATGTGGACATCTTTGACTCTTTAGCAGACGAAGAAAATAACCTCAAGCCAATTTATACTCATGATGGCATACATTTAAACGGTCAAGGATATCGACCGTGGAAAGAAATCCTCGCCGAATATGTAAACGATAATTAA
- the psaJ gene encoding photosystem I reaction center subunit IX, translating to MKNFLTFLSTAPVLFMAWMTITAGILIEFNRFFPDLLFHPMP from the coding sequence ATGAAAAATTTCTTGACCTTTCTTTCCACCGCACCCGTGTTGTTCATGGCTTGGATGACAATTACTGCGGGAATTTTGATTGAATTTAACCGCTTTTTTCCAGACTTGCTTTTCCACCCAATGCCTTAG